The following coding sequences are from one Nilaparvata lugens isolate BPH chromosome 6, ASM1435652v1, whole genome shotgun sequence window:
- the LOC120352097 gene encoding LOW QUALITY PROTEIN: ubiquitin-conjugating enzyme E2 L5-like (The sequence of the model RefSeq protein was modified relative to this genomic sequence to represent the inferred CDS: deleted 2 bases in 2 codons): MASKRRLQKEVMDIKSSNTKQFQDIQMDEMNMTSLQGLFIPAIHPFNLGAFRIEITFPAEYPFKPPQLIFKTKIYHPNVDENGNVCLSIIRPDDNWKPATRLSQIIDQSSVALIDNPDAEHLYIK, encoded by the exons ATGGCTTCCAAAAGAAGATTGCAGAAAGAAGTAATGGATATTAAATCTTCAAATACAAAACAGTTTCAGGACATTCAAATGGACGAGATGAATATGACTTCACTGCAAGGTCTGTTCATTCCGGCCATTCATCCATTCAACTTGGGAGCTTTTCGGATTGAGATAACGTTTCCAGCTGAGTATCCTTTTAAGCCTCCGCAATTAATTTTCAAGACGAAAATCTATCACCCAAATGTCGATGAGAACGGCAACGTGTGTTTGTCGATTATAAGGCCTGAC GACAACTGGAAGCCGGCCACCAGATTGTCGCAGATCATCGAC CAGTCGTCGGTCGCTCTTATTGACAACCCTGATGCAGAGCACCTCTACATTAAATAA